In the genome of Xanthocytophaga agilis, one region contains:
- a CDS encoding S8 family peptidase, translated as MIRINIRRVAQPIILAALLSGSGFAQSADTEKKAPENWFNLDPTADKVYGVSTEKVYQELLKGRTAKPVIVAVIDGGVDVNHEDLKSVIWTNPKEIPNNGKDDDKNGYIDDVYGWDFIGGKDSSVHYDNLELTRLYRSMLPKFEKADTTKFSEADKKEYARFKEISVAYEKEAKESQGNYFGYQMMMDGVEKMKGKIGKETIALADVQAYKPTDPVSEQVKQIVENALASGVTFNELVGQLKEAIDYFEAKAKYHTNLEYDPRSIVGDNYADAKEKIYGNNDVVGPDADHGTHVAGIIAAVRDNNLGIKGVSNATKIMVLRVVPNGDERDKDVANSIRYATDNGAKVINMSFGKSYSWNKGVVDEAVKYAASKDVLLIHAAGNDSQNNDEADNFPNDEDDNAKEIVNNWVEVGASSWKPGEQGIGDFSNYGKNSVDVFAPGVAIHSTTPGSKYADHNGTSMAAPVVSGVAALIRAYYPKLKAAQVKEILMKSALPYKEKVLVPGSEGQTANLSDLSKTGGIVNAYEALKMAQKMAK; from the coding sequence ATGATAAGAATAAATATCCGGAGAGTTGCTCAGCCTATCATTTTAGCAGCTTTACTTAGTGGCTCTGGGTTTGCACAATCAGCAGATACCGAAAAAAAAGCTCCTGAAAATTGGTTCAATCTGGATCCGACTGCGGATAAGGTATATGGAGTAAGTACAGAGAAAGTATATCAGGAACTTTTGAAAGGGCGTACTGCAAAGCCAGTGATTGTTGCTGTGATTGATGGAGGAGTGGATGTAAATCATGAGGATTTAAAATCAGTGATATGGACAAATCCCAAAGAAATACCAAACAATGGAAAAGATGATGATAAGAATGGCTATATAGATGATGTATACGGCTGGGATTTCATTGGTGGGAAAGATAGTAGTGTGCATTATGACAATCTGGAGTTGACACGTTTATACCGTTCCATGTTGCCTAAGTTTGAGAAAGCAGATACTACTAAGTTTTCTGAGGCCGACAAGAAAGAATATGCACGCTTCAAAGAGATCAGTGTTGCCTATGAGAAAGAGGCAAAAGAATCGCAGGGAAACTATTTTGGCTATCAGATGATGATGGATGGTGTAGAAAAAATGAAAGGTAAAATAGGTAAAGAAACTATTGCATTAGCTGATGTGCAGGCATACAAACCAACAGATCCGGTATCGGAACAAGTAAAACAGATTGTAGAGAATGCACTGGCAAGTGGCGTAACATTTAATGAGTTGGTTGGGCAATTGAAAGAGGCTATTGATTATTTTGAAGCTAAAGCAAAGTATCATACCAATCTTGAGTATGATCCACGTAGCATTGTAGGAGACAATTATGCGGATGCCAAAGAAAAAATATATGGTAACAATGATGTCGTAGGACCTGATGCAGATCATGGTACACACGTAGCGGGTATTATTGCTGCTGTTCGGGACAATAACCTGGGAATCAAAGGGGTTTCAAATGCTACTAAAATAATGGTTCTGCGAGTGGTTCCGAATGGAGATGAACGGGATAAAGATGTGGCTAATTCAATCCGGTATGCTACTGATAATGGCGCTAAAGTAATTAATATGAGTTTTGGGAAAAGCTATTCCTGGAATAAAGGTGTGGTAGACGAAGCTGTAAAATATGCTGCATCCAAAGATGTATTACTGATTCATGCTGCTGGTAATGATTCACAAAACAATGATGAGGCAGATAATTTTCCGAATGACGAAGATGATAACGCCAAGGAAATTGTGAATAACTGGGTGGAAGTAGGAGCTTCTTCCTGGAAACCTGGTGAGCAGGGAATAGGTGATTTTAGTAATTATGGAAAAAATTCAGTAGATGTATTTGCTCCTGGTGTAGCTATTCATTCCACTACTCCCGGATCCAAATATGCTGATCATAACGGCACAAGTATGGCAGCACCGGTAGTTTCAGGTGTGGCTGCTTTGATTCGGGCTTACTATCCTAAATTAAAAGCGGCACAGGTTAAAGAAATTTTAATGAAATCAGCTCTTCCTTATAAAGAGAAAGTGTTAGTGCCTGGTTCTGAAGGACAAACAGCAAATTTGTCGGACTTGAGTAAGACAGGAGGAATTGTAAATGCGTATGAGGCATTAAAAATGGCTCAGAAAATGGCTAAATAA
- a CDS encoding DUF1003 domain-containing protein, protein MKPTSNHCQLTGKNLPIEKLASVHSIHPNILKLIQEKHPDWLPKGYIAVEELNKYRNQYIRQLLADEKGRLNKLDEKVIESIRNTEVLSRNVDVESDQQLTLGDKIADKVADFGGSWTFIIIFFSFLFVWMGVNVFVLYHKPFDPYPFILLNLILSCLAAIQAPIIMMSQNRQEAKDRLRSQYDYQVNLKAELEIRLLHEKVDHLLMHQGQKLLELQQFQVDMLEQLMKKKSTD, encoded by the coding sequence ATGAAGCCTACCTCCAACCATTGTCAGCTTACAGGGAAGAATCTACCTATTGAAAAACTGGCGTCTGTCCACTCTATACATCCTAACATACTCAAACTCATACAGGAAAAACATCCCGATTGGTTACCCAAAGGATATATTGCAGTTGAAGAGCTAAACAAATACAGAAATCAATACATTCGACAGCTATTAGCCGATGAAAAAGGGAGGCTAAACAAACTGGATGAAAAGGTAATTGAGAGTATACGTAATACGGAAGTTCTTTCAAGAAATGTAGATGTAGAAAGCGATCAGCAACTGACTCTGGGAGATAAGATTGCGGACAAAGTAGCAGATTTTGGAGGAAGCTGGACATTTATCATCATTTTCTTCTCCTTCCTGTTTGTATGGATGGGAGTTAACGTTTTTGTTTTATACCATAAACCATTTGATCCATATCCATTTATTCTATTAAATCTGATATTATCCTGTCTGGCAGCTATTCAGGCTCCCATCATCATGATGAGTCAAAACAGACAGGAAGCAAAAGACAGATTACGATCCCAATATGATTACCAGGTAAATTTAAAGGCAGAACTGGAGATACGCCTCTTGCATGAAAAAGTAGATCACCTGCTCATGCATCAGGGGCAAAAACTGTTGGAATTACAGCAATTTCAGGTAGATATGCTTGAGCAATTAATGAAAAAGAAGAGTACAGATTAA